A window from Verrucomicrobiota bacterium encodes these proteins:
- a CDS encoding phosphate ABC transporter substrate-binding protein has product MTKPNSLLRGICDSATLALACVVFLSGCGKSGTQSSSGGGSEKKTTVANIGSDTMVNIAAAWAEAYGAVDKTVLIEVNGGGSGVGIKGLINGTAEIANSSRHIEDKERAELKEKRQLDAKEFIVGIDALSIYVHKDNPLNEITMEQLGEIYRSDGKITKWTELGVSSIPGGKGDEIIRVSRQNNSGTYEYFKEVVVGKRNEFKLGSLDMNGSKDVVELVGKTPNAIGYSGMGYANPSVKTIKVAKKKGDPYVAPSIATTQDKSYPIARPMFVYTAGEPAPHLKKYIDWTLSEEGQKLLLSTGYVPVPKK; this is encoded by the coding sequence ATGACCAAGCCAAACTCACTCCTTCGGGGCATCTGCGATAGTGCCACCCTGGCCCTCGCCTGCGTCGTTTTTCTGTCCGGTTGCGGAAAATCCGGCACGCAATCCTCCTCCGGCGGAGGCTCCGAAAAGAAAACCACGGTGGCCAACATCGGCTCCGACACCATGGTCAACATCGCGGCCGCCTGGGCCGAAGCCTACGGCGCGGTGGACAAGACCGTCCTCATCGAAGTCAATGGCGGCGGCTCCGGCGTCGGCATCAAGGGCCTGATCAATGGCACCGCCGAAATCGCCAATTCCAGTCGCCACATCGAGGACAAGGAGAGGGCCGAGTTGAAGGAGAAACGCCAACTGGACGCCAAGGAATTCATCGTCGGCATCGACGCGCTCTCCATCTACGTCCACAAGGACAATCCCCTCAACGAGATCACCATGGAGCAACTCGGCGAGATCTATCGATCCGACGGCAAGATCACGAAGTGGACAGAACTCGGCGTTTCGAGCATCCCGGGCGGCAAGGGCGATGAGATTATTCGCGTCAGCCGCCAGAACAACTCCGGCACCTACGAGTATTTCAAGGAAGTGGTGGTTGGGAAAAGGAACGAATTCAAGCTCGGCTCGCTCGATATGAACGGCTCGAAGGACGTGGTGGAACTCGTCGGCAAGACCCCCAATGCCATCGGCTACTCCGGCATGGGCTACGCGAATCCCTCCGTGAAAACGATCAAGGTCGCGAAGAAGAAGGGGGATCCGTATGTCGCGCCGAGCATCGCCACCACTCAGGACAAGTCTTATCCCATCGCCCGCCCCATGTTTGTCTACACCGCGGGTGAACCTGCGCCGCACCTGAAGAAATACATCGACTGGACGTTGTCCGAGGAAGGCCAGAAGCTGCTCCTGAGCACGGGCTACGTGCCAGTCCCCAAGAAGTGA
- a CDS encoding type II secretion system protein translates to MKILNVTVSIPGLNRQTRLCPGRFKPCSGFTLIELLVVIAIIAILAGMLLPALGKAKKAGQGAVCKSNMKQITLGMIMYSDDNADVLPWATGGVDENLTADWVWGGQDRAALDNRNNYIRTPRSFGFHAEAGSIFPFVMGQGLVRPSTGNNVDNYTNSFKVYQCPSTGTIGQALRVNFSMNGMIDGRDGKGQPPKGVRATSVINPSKKFMLMQEDPKAMVNASVSPGGSVDDWPLTLHNGGLNNGFVDGHVEFMKDKVLRPIVAGTNQRLTAGRFDPRSAD, encoded by the coding sequence ATGAAAATCTTGAATGTCACCGTCTCGATCCCCGGTCTGAATCGTCAAACCCGCCTTTGTCCTGGCCGGTTCAAGCCCTGCTCCGGCTTCACTTTGATTGAACTCCTCGTGGTGATCGCCATCATCGCCATCCTCGCCGGGATGCTGCTCCCCGCACTCGGCAAAGCCAAAAAGGCCGGCCAGGGCGCCGTCTGCAAGAGCAACATGAAGCAGATCACGCTCGGCATGATCATGTATTCCGACGACAATGCGGATGTGCTCCCGTGGGCCACCGGTGGCGTCGATGAGAATCTCACGGCCGATTGGGTTTGGGGCGGGCAGGATCGAGCCGCCCTCGACAACCGCAACAACTACATCCGCACCCCCCGGAGCTTTGGGTTTCACGCGGAGGCCGGATCCATTTTTCCCTTCGTCATGGGCCAGGGGCTGGTGCGCCCCTCCACGGGGAACAATGTCGATAATTACACCAACTCCTTCAAAGTTTACCAATGCCCGAGCACGGGCACGATCGGGCAGGCTTTGCGCGTGAACTTTTCCATGAACGGCATGATTGATGGACGGGACGGGAAAGGTCAGCCGCCGAAAGGCGTGCGGGCCACCTCGGTCATCAATCCTTCCAAGAAGTTTATGCTCATGCAGGAGGATCCCAAGGCCATGGTGAATGCCAGCGTCAGCCCGGGGGGGTCGGTGGACGACTGGCCGCTTACCCTTCATAACGGCGGATTGAACAATGGCTTTGTCGACGGTCACGTGGAGTTCATGAAGGACAAGGTGCTTCGCCCCATCGTGGCGGGCACGAATCAGCGGCTCACGGCCGGCCGGTTCGATCCGAGGTCGGCGGATTAG
- the pstA gene encoding phosphate ABC transporter permease PstA produces the protein MFTETPFIRKKRRLELMAKCFFGAMAAAMVIPLFLIIGYIVVKGAPAISWEFLTENPRGGGARGGIWAAIVGTFYIVFFSLVISAPIGVLAAVHLNEYAKENWFSRMVNLAVVNLAGVPSIVHGLFGVGAFVYFANFNQGKKSIIAAALTLAVMTLPVIIASTKEALAAVPRQFREACWNVGATRWQTIWSIVLPNSISGILTGVILQVSRTAGETAPVMLTGVATYKLLESTGLFLYHPVKDQCMALSMHLYYIATQANNVPPATPFAIATVLIGVVLIVNAAAIAFRVYLRSRKKW, from the coding sequence ATGTTCACCGAGACTCCATTCATCCGTAAAAAAAGGCGCCTCGAACTCATGGCGAAGTGCTTCTTCGGCGCGATGGCCGCGGCCATGGTCATTCCGCTTTTCCTCATCATCGGCTACATCGTGGTGAAAGGCGCGCCTGCCATCTCGTGGGAATTCCTGACCGAGAATCCGCGCGGAGGCGGTGCCAGAGGAGGCATCTGGGCCGCGATCGTTGGCACCTTCTACATCGTCTTCTTCTCGCTGGTGATCTCCGCGCCGATCGGCGTGCTGGCCGCCGTCCATCTGAACGAATACGCGAAGGAAAACTGGTTCAGCCGCATGGTGAACCTGGCCGTCGTCAACCTCGCCGGCGTCCCCTCCATCGTGCATGGCCTGTTCGGCGTCGGCGCTTTCGTCTATTTCGCCAACTTCAATCAAGGAAAGAAATCCATCATCGCCGCCGCGCTCACGCTGGCCGTGATGACGCTGCCGGTCATCATCGCTTCGACCAAAGAGGCGCTCGCCGCTGTGCCGCGCCAGTTCCGTGAAGCTTGCTGGAACGTCGGCGCGACCCGCTGGCAGACCATCTGGAGCATCGTCCTGCCGAACTCGATCAGCGGCATCCTCACCGGCGTCATCCTTCAGGTCAGCCGCACCGCCGGGGAGACCGCGCCCGTCATGCTGACCGGGGTCGCCACCTACAAATTGCTCGAAAGCACCGGCCTGTTTCTCTACCACCCGGTCAAGGACCAGTGCATGGCGCTCTCCATGCACCTTTACTACATCGCCACGCAGGCGAACAACGTGCCCCCCGCCACACCCTTCGCCATCGCCACGGTGCTGATTGGCGTGGTGTTGATCGTGAACGCCGCCGCCATCGCCTTTCGCGTCTATCTTCGTTCCCGCAAGAAGTGGTAA
- the phoU gene encoding phosphate signaling complex protein PhoU has translation MMRGAGIPRCSESGARAFSRRSRQSRMSTYYEATLQRDIDRIRAAVTEMARLAADALDACLRALEARDRRLAYSVILRDRRIDTLEREIDHLCLEFLVRQQPVAKHLRFAYVTIKLNQEIERVGDYAESIARQILKLSGMDAAPLLERYREIAGLAVPMFRDAVRAYLTEDADLARRASQIEEEVDALKSVINAELFQLRQSNQIPLEALTPLMTIARRFERVSDQAKNICEEALYFVTGEYQKHVGGDTWRVLFIDEHNACRSQMAEAIANSLGQPQFMFASAGLNAAPLDTRTVPFLEGKGIPVSRSQPRAIESVPNLERYQIMVALAREAKRAFPVKTKSICLDWSIPDPSKATGSAEEIQKAYENAYQALCLQIEDLVEGILGDKID, from the coding sequence TTGATGCGCGGCGCGGGAATTCCCCGTTGCAGCGAGTCTGGTGCTCGTGCATTCTCACGCCGATCCAGGCAATCCAGGATGAGCACTTATTACGAGGCTACCTTGCAGCGCGATATCGACCGGATTCGCGCGGCTGTCACGGAAATGGCGCGCCTTGCGGCTGATGCCCTCGACGCCTGCTTGCGAGCGCTTGAGGCCCGCGATCGACGGCTCGCCTATTCCGTCATCCTCCGGGACCGGCGGATCGACACGCTGGAGCGCGAGATCGACCACCTTTGCCTTGAGTTCCTCGTCCGACAACAACCGGTGGCGAAACACCTCCGCTTCGCCTACGTCACCATCAAGCTCAACCAGGAGATCGAGCGGGTCGGTGATTACGCCGAAAGCATCGCGCGGCAGATCCTGAAACTGTCGGGTATGGATGCCGCCCCGCTGCTGGAACGTTACCGGGAAATCGCCGGCCTGGCGGTGCCCATGTTTCGCGACGCCGTGCGCGCCTATCTGACCGAGGATGCCGACCTGGCCCGGCGCGCCAGCCAGATCGAGGAGGAGGTTGACGCCCTCAAGAGCGTGATCAACGCGGAGCTGTTCCAGTTGCGCCAGTCCAACCAAATCCCGCTGGAGGCGCTGACGCCCTTGATGACCATCGCGCGGCGCTTCGAGCGCGTCTCCGACCAGGCGAAAAACATTTGCGAGGAAGCGCTCTACTTCGTCACCGGCGAGTATCAGAAGCACGTGGGTGGAGACACCTGGCGGGTGCTCTTCATCGACGAACACAATGCCTGCCGCAGCCAGATGGCTGAGGCCATCGCCAATTCCCTCGGCCAGCCCCAGTTCATGTTCGCCAGTGCAGGACTGAATGCCGCGCCGTTGGACACACGGACGGTCCCTTTTCTCGAAGGTAAGGGCATCCCCGTTTCCCGCTCTCAGCCGCGAGCGATTGAAAGTGTTCCGAACCTGGAGCGTTACCAGATCATGGTCGCGCTGGCCCGCGAGGCCAAGCGCGCGTTCCCTGTGAAAACGAAATCCATCTGTCTGGATTGGAGCATTCCCGACCCGTCGAAGGCCACTGGCTCCGCCGAGGAAATCCAGAAGGCCTACGAAAACGCCTACCAGGCGCTCTGCCTGCAAATCGAGGATCTCGTCGAAGGGATCCTGGGCGACAAAATCGATTAG
- a CDS encoding metallophosphoesterase family protein, whose translation MFAPQLSKPHVRGSIPGVRVVRAWLAWAGMLLSAAGPAWAHDAIHLSIHDTSAGIVARFKKTWTVAQVRTQSVSQVLAALTPEERRILASKHLRFRIQVPSEIIVVRDAGLGKQPFWLEERGFTKFGKKFKAGGDYEWDLWKRSFPAGEVELGVNSIDGSGRHYAVFVKPESDGAALEISDLYPGQLRVQPAIPGLKPYVDRDEKFEKLPEALAGSTLIQTVYASRSNCKLVNVLTTTDHPSSDRPDLAVLTWAGDPRTTQSIQWRTGPRIKKGRVRFQKKSDYHRFHASPLREVGAATERIETPFVINDPSVHWHTARLVGLEPGTRYVYSIGTGRRDDWTELAEFTTAPAGDAPFSFVYMGDAQNGLDRWGTLVKNAYRERPDVAFYLMAGDLVNRGAERDDWDSLLFNARGVYENRPLVPVLGNHECQGGQPELYLKLFDLPRNGPAGVRPERAYALHYGNALFLILDSNLPPESQTEWLEMQLSRSKATWKFVSYHHPAYASAPKRDNKALRNAWTPIFDKHHVDLALQGHDHAYLRTYPLKNSKRVNDPKKGTIYIVSVSGTKHYDQDPRDYTEQGFTKIATYQVIDLQVSGPRLVYRAYDIDGTIRDHFVIEK comes from the coding sequence ATGTTTGCACCGCAACTTTCGAAGCCGCATGTTCGCGGTTCCATTCCGGGCGTCCGTGTCGTTCGCGCTTGGCTGGCTTGGGCTGGAATGCTCCTCTCCGCGGCCGGACCTGCCTGGGCGCATGATGCGATCCATCTTTCCATCCATGACACCAGCGCCGGCATCGTGGCTCGATTCAAGAAGACCTGGACCGTGGCACAAGTCCGCACGCAAAGCGTGTCTCAGGTTCTCGCCGCGCTGACTCCGGAAGAACGCCGCATTCTCGCCTCCAAGCACCTTCGATTTCGGATCCAGGTTCCGTCTGAAATCATCGTGGTCCGGGATGCCGGCCTGGGCAAACAACCCTTCTGGCTTGAAGAAAGGGGGTTCACGAAGTTCGGGAAGAAATTCAAGGCCGGTGGAGACTATGAATGGGACCTGTGGAAACGCTCCTTTCCCGCCGGGGAAGTAGAACTGGGAGTCAACTCCATCGACGGATCGGGACGCCACTACGCCGTCTTCGTGAAACCAGAATCCGACGGCGCCGCGCTCGAAATCTCCGACCTTTATCCCGGCCAACTCCGCGTCCAACCTGCGATCCCCGGCCTCAAACCTTACGTCGATCGCGACGAGAAGTTCGAGAAACTGCCTGAGGCACTCGCCGGCAGCACCCTGATTCAAACGGTGTATGCCTCGCGCTCGAACTGCAAACTGGTGAACGTTCTCACCACCACGGATCACCCGAGTTCAGACCGTCCCGATCTGGCGGTATTGACTTGGGCCGGCGATCCGAGAACGACCCAAAGCATTCAGTGGCGGACCGGACCCCGCATCAAGAAGGGCCGGGTTCGATTTCAGAAGAAGTCCGACTACCATCGATTCCATGCTTCGCCCCTTCGCGAGGTTGGAGCGGCCACGGAACGCATTGAAACACCCTTCGTCATCAATGATCCTTCGGTGCACTGGCACACGGCGCGTCTGGTGGGATTGGAACCCGGCACACGCTATGTCTATTCCATCGGCACCGGGCGCCGGGACGATTGGACCGAGCTGGCGGAATTTACGACCGCGCCGGCGGGAGACGCGCCTTTCTCCTTCGTTTACATGGGCGACGCCCAAAATGGACTCGACCGCTGGGGCACGCTGGTGAAGAACGCCTACCGCGAAAGACCTGACGTGGCGTTTTATCTGATGGCCGGGGATCTCGTGAACCGCGGCGCCGAGCGCGACGATTGGGACAGCCTGCTTTTCAACGCGCGCGGTGTGTACGAAAACCGTCCGCTGGTCCCAGTCCTCGGCAACCACGAATGCCAGGGAGGGCAGCCCGAGCTTTATTTGAAACTGTTCGACTTGCCGCGGAACGGTCCGGCGGGCGTCCGGCCCGAGCGCGCCTATGCTCTCCATTACGGCAACGCCTTGTTTTTGATCCTCGATTCGAACCTTCCCCCGGAATCCCAAACCGAATGGCTCGAAATGCAGTTGAGCCGCAGCAAAGCCACCTGGAAATTCGTGTCGTACCATCACCCCGCCTATGCCTCGGCGCCCAAGCGGGACAACAAGGCGTTGCGCAACGCATGGACCCCGATCTTCGACAAACATCACGTCGACCTCGCGCTGCAAGGGCATGATCACGCCTACCTTCGCACCTATCCCTTGAAAAACAGCAAGCGGGTCAACGACCCCAAGAAGGGCACCATTTACATTGTGTCGGTGTCGGGGACCAAGCACTACGACCAGGACCCGCGCGATTACACGGAACAAGGATTCACCAAGATCGCCACCTATCAAGTGATCGACCTGCAAGTCTCCGGTCCGAGGCTGGTTTATCGCGCCTACGACATCGACGGAACGATCCGGGACCATTTTGTGATCGAGAAGTAG
- a CDS encoding RtcB family protein, with the protein MNQHDLIRLGVPSGEATRRALDFVTRYILKGLDRTQLSQDIERVVRDPASFVDDPLRGALASALVRARPALRSESAPWKSWGRDLEPQAIQQLARACQLPVAAAGALMPDAHLGYGLPIGGVLAVENAVIPYAVGVDIACRMRLTVTDFPVRDLDRKRDRLIRAIEEETRFGVGASFQDRREHAVMDCDWNVSPVTRENKDRAWKQLGTSGSGNHFVEFGLFSLENAVEGLPPGEYVALLSHSGSRGTGAAVCDRYSQRAMDLRGDLPKEYKHLAWLELASADGQEYWAAMELMGEYASANHALIHRHIVEHLRVEVLLQVENHHNFAWKERHVIGGKEREVVVHRKGATPAGEGVMGIIPGSMATPGFLVRGKGNPESLHSASHGAGRIMSRSKAVECFEWSKVNRTLKERHVHLISAGLDEVPMVYKDIHQVMAAQTDLVDVLGQFDPRIVKMAPQGERPED; encoded by the coding sequence TTGAATCAGCATGATCTGATCCGGCTTGGAGTGCCCTCGGGCGAGGCGACTCGCCGGGCCTTGGATTTCGTCACCCGATACATCCTCAAAGGGCTCGATCGAACCCAGCTTTCCCAGGACATCGAGCGGGTCGTGCGCGATCCGGCCTCGTTTGTGGACGATCCCCTGCGAGGTGCATTGGCCAGCGCTTTGGTGCGGGCAAGGCCCGCGCTTCGATCTGAAAGCGCCCCCTGGAAATCCTGGGGCCGGGATCTCGAACCTCAAGCCATCCAGCAACTGGCGCGCGCCTGCCAGCTTCCCGTGGCTGCCGCCGGAGCTTTGATGCCGGACGCCCACCTGGGCTACGGATTACCCATCGGGGGCGTTTTGGCGGTGGAGAATGCGGTGATTCCCTACGCGGTGGGCGTGGATATCGCCTGCCGCATGCGATTGACCGTCACCGACTTCCCGGTCCGCGATTTGGACCGCAAACGAGACCGTCTGATCCGTGCCATCGAGGAGGAAACGCGCTTCGGCGTGGGCGCTTCCTTTCAAGACCGTCGCGAACACGCCGTCATGGATTGCGATTGGAACGTGAGCCCGGTCACCCGCGAAAACAAGGATCGCGCCTGGAAACAGCTGGGGACAAGCGGGAGCGGCAATCATTTCGTCGAGTTCGGTCTCTTCAGCCTCGAGAACGCGGTGGAAGGATTGCCCCCGGGTGAGTATGTCGCCTTGCTCAGTCATAGCGGGAGCCGTGGCACCGGCGCGGCGGTGTGCGATCGTTACAGTCAACGCGCCATGGATCTCCGCGGGGATCTTCCCAAGGAGTACAAACACTTGGCCTGGCTCGAGCTCGCCAGCGCGGATGGACAAGAATATTGGGCGGCCATGGAGCTGATGGGGGAGTATGCGTCCGCGAATCACGCATTGATTCACCGCCACATCGTCGAACATTTGCGCGTCGAAGTTTTGTTGCAGGTGGAGAATCACCACAACTTTGCCTGGAAGGAACGCCACGTCATCGGAGGGAAGGAGCGCGAGGTGGTGGTGCATCGCAAAGGCGCGACGCCCGCAGGCGAGGGGGTCATGGGCATCATTCCGGGTTCCATGGCCACGCCGGGGTTCCTCGTGCGCGGCAAGGGAAATCCGGAATCCTTGCACTCCGCTTCGCACGGCGCCGGCCGCATCATGAGCCGCTCGAAGGCCGTGGAATGCTTTGAATGGAGCAAGGTCAACCGGACCTTGAAAGAACGGCATGTGCACTTGATTTCGGCGGGATTGGACGAAGTGCCCATGGTCTATAAGGACATCCATCAAGTGATGGCGGCGCAAACCGATTTGGTGGACGTGTTGGGCCAGTTCGATCCGAGGATTGTCAAAATGGCCCCGCAGGGCGAGAGACCGGAGGATTGA
- the pstC gene encoding phosphate ABC transporter permease subunit PstC, producing the protein MAPPTAPRPARSAFALVGERVVESLVYLCGISAIVFVFGIFFFVFKEGAPMLGKLNFAEFFLSKEWIPTSSVQPKYGIGALIVGTLSVTFLAMFIAVPFGLGAAVFVSEFCSGKVKETLKIVIELLAAIPSVVWGFIGLSVMNRVIIGLFDVPVGVNLLNAALLLALMSVPIMVSIGEDALKAVPDSYREAGIALGATRWQLVYRVLLPAAKNGLLAAVLLGVGRAIGETMAVLMATGHSINIPQSIFDPVRTLTATIAAELGETSQGSNHYQVLFLIGVVLFSITFVVNFLADLAVKGVKKQ; encoded by the coding sequence ATGGCCCCACCCACCGCCCCGCGCCCCGCTCGCAGCGCCTTCGCTCTCGTCGGGGAGCGTGTCGTCGAATCGCTGGTTTACCTTTGCGGCATCAGTGCCATCGTGTTCGTGTTCGGCATCTTCTTTTTCGTTTTCAAGGAGGGCGCGCCCATGTTGGGCAAACTCAATTTTGCGGAGTTCTTCCTCAGCAAGGAATGGATCCCCACCTCCTCTGTCCAGCCCAAGTACGGCATCGGCGCGCTGATCGTCGGCACCTTGAGCGTGACCTTCCTGGCGATGTTCATCGCGGTGCCGTTCGGCCTCGGCGCGGCGGTGTTTGTCTCCGAGTTCTGCTCCGGCAAAGTGAAGGAGACGCTGAAGATCGTCATTGAACTGCTCGCGGCGATCCCGAGCGTGGTTTGGGGCTTCATCGGCCTCAGCGTCATGAACCGGGTCATCATCGGCTTGTTCGATGTCCCCGTGGGCGTGAACCTTCTCAACGCCGCTCTCCTCCTCGCGCTCATGAGTGTGCCCATCATGGTCAGCATCGGCGAGGATGCCCTCAAGGCTGTCCCCGACAGCTACCGCGAGGCCGGCATCGCCCTCGGTGCGACAAGATGGCAACTGGTCTATCGCGTCCTGCTGCCCGCAGCCAAGAACGGGCTCCTGGCGGCGGTGCTGCTCGGCGTCGGACGCGCCATCGGAGAAACCATGGCGGTGCTGATGGCCACGGGACACTCGATCAATATTCCGCAATCGATTTTCGATCCCGTCCGCACGCTCACCGCCACCATCGCCGCCGAACTGGGCGAAACCTCGCAAGGATCGAACCACTATCAGGTGCTGTTCCTCATCGGTGTCGTGCTCTTCTCAATCACGTTCGTCGTCAATTTCCTGGCCGACCTGGCGGTGAAAGGCGTCAAGAAGCAATAG
- the efp gene encoding elongation factor P, with amino-acid sequence MPSANDLRRGMAIIYNGDIAVVLDTQHRTPGNLRAFVQASIRSIKTGKSADVRFSSTEKVEVVPMMTRKMEFSYMDGDDYVFSDPETFESTTLPPELVGDAKNYLIENAPVTMTYVEDKAVSIELPASVVLTVTDAPEGIRGDSANNVQKPVTLETGITLQVPLFIKTGEKIKIDTRTGKYMERA; translated from the coding sequence ATGCCGTCAGCCAACGATCTTCGCCGGGGCATGGCCATCATTTACAATGGCGACATTGCCGTTGTCCTCGACACCCAGCATCGCACCCCGGGCAATTTGCGCGCGTTCGTCCAAGCCAGCATTCGGAGCATCAAGACCGGCAAGTCCGCCGACGTGCGTTTCAGTTCCACCGAGAAGGTCGAAGTGGTGCCGATGATGACGCGGAAGATGGAGTTCAGTTACATGGACGGCGACGACTACGTTTTCAGCGATCCCGAAACGTTTGAATCAACCACCCTCCCTCCCGAACTGGTGGGGGATGCCAAGAATTATCTGATCGAAAACGCTCCGGTCACCATGACCTATGTCGAGGACAAGGCGGTCTCGATCGAATTGCCCGCCAGTGTGGTCCTGACCGTGACGGACGCCCCTGAAGGCATCCGCGGCGACTCCGCCAACAACGTGCAAAAGCCCGTCACCCTGGAAACCGGCATCACCCTGCAGGTGCCCTTGTTCATCAAGACCGGCGAAAAGATCAAGATCGACACGCGCACCGGGAAATACATGGAGCGCGCCTAA